In the genome of Phycodurus eques isolate BA_2022a chromosome 11, UOR_Pequ_1.1, whole genome shotgun sequence, the window aacccttttttttatttcatatttcatgcactgccacaacttgtATTTTTTCGTGTACATTTGCAAAGTCAGTGGATATCTGTACACTTTCTGATTAGTTACCACTTTGCATAAATtcatgtaaattaaaaataatttttagatCTTAAGTTTGTTTCATAAACAGTACATGTACAGATCCAGTTTGATGTgtaaactgaacaaaaaaaaaaacagattcctAAAACTGTTGAAATTGCAATCATTTTTAAGAAATTCCAGATCATCATTTGCGACAAGATCAtctataaatgtgaatattttctgaatgtacttgtaattatttgcactaaaacaatgggggaaaaatgtaatctttattgttttttaaaccacaaatataCTGGTTCAGCTCACTCGAGATTAAATTGGAATGAATGTGACCTgtgaactaaaataaatgatgACTCATAATGCTCCCAAAATGAGGGAAAAAGCAGGGAGGGGCGTTGGGGGGGCTTTTCTTTAGGTTCGATTACAATGTCATATTAGACTGTGAACTTTATTGGGATGCAGTGGACATGAGGAATTATTACAATACTGTTAATTGTAAATGTTCTTTTTAGTATCTATGCTCCTACTTCCGCTAATTTCCAAATAGATCTGTTCCATTATGAAATCAGGCATTGTATCATCTTCAATCTGCATGACACCAACGTGCAAAAGctttacaaaatacagtatttttacagtgaaaataaatacaacatttgCAGGATCGCAGGCGCCACTTAACAaaattgaccttttttttttttccctgattaCATTATGCAAAAATGGGACTTTTCACAGCACATTAGCATCCTTAGCTTGATGTGATAACATTTCTGTGGGGAAAAGTGAAAACGATCATGTTAACTCTTAAGAAGCGAGCACAGGTaaacacacagcaacatttGTCTTCTTTGTGAAGCGGGGAGATGATCAATGAGCACATCGGTCAACCAACTTCATAATTACTCTTGTAATTTGCGTTCTAGCGCTGAGAAAACCTTCGCGTTGACTTCGTCCACTTCATCTTCCACCTACAGGGGAACAAAAGACCAGTTGAGGTTAAAATAGTAAGTACTGCTACAGTTTGTATTATAACTTAGCCATCATATCTACCTAAATAATGTCAATTTACAGTCACCTGTTCCACCGCCTCTACTTCGGGAATGTAGAACTGCATCATGTTCTGAATGCCGTTCTTCAGGGTCACTGTGGAGCTGGGGCATCCCGTGCAGGAGCCCACCAGCTTCAGCTGCACCGTGCCGTCCACGAAGCCCTTGAAGACCACGTCTCCGCCGTCCTCCTGCACCGTCGGTCTGTGTGGATGAGAAGAGAAATTGACAAATAGGAATCCTgtgatatttgttgcattaatttagccccccaccccaacattgaataattaaattgtatttattcatgtcCCTAATTCAATAATTgggtaataataaaatacaaatacatttgtaaaataatttcacatcGATTTaaccatgtttttatttatttaatcatgttttttttttttttttaatatctgcctaattaattagaattttatggctacgcCGATACCACTTTTGAAACTGAGTATTGCGTAGTAGTATAAgcaccgtattttccggactttaaggcgcacttaaaatcctttaattttctcaaaaatcgacAGTGCGCCATTATAATCAGGTGCGCCTTTATGTATTAATTCTGGTTGTGCTTACTGATCTTGAACCAATTTTATGCGGTGCACGGCACTcaaaaaatctgtcaaaatgttttagtaCGACTTTGGTAAACTACGCAGCCGCACCCCTTGATTTGCACTAACATTTTTCTTGAACAAGGCCTACGGTTTCACACAAATACGACACCTTTCAGAGAAATAAACTTCATTACTGACGTCTTAACATCCAACTATGTTTTCACAAGTCTTGCCACacaaatttttcagttttcaaaatgttacctgtacagttaataaaggtttcgTCTAGCCTGGAATGAATCAACTAAATTTTCGTTACAGTCAACAAATGTCCTCAACTACCTACAGACATACACCAATTTATAAATATACGTAATTTCCTTATCTGAACTCATTACCTGATTCTGGTGTCGAGAAGCTCCTTAATCATCAAGACCACTTCGTCGTCATCCTCAGAGACACCTGCATATAGCGAGGTCAACGTTTGAATCAGATCCATAGGTTATCATCTAATGATTTTGTCATATACTTACTACTTTCTGGGTGCACTTCTCCTGTTGTGATGGGGTCGCCACTCTCAAAGAATTTCGCCATGGCCTCCAGGGCATTGCGCTTGATGTCCGTCCACTCCAAGTCCTCGTCTATCTGTTGAGGACACCGCAGGGTTATTAACGCTCTCAACGCAGTGGCGCATTGAGATAAGAGTTACATTTTTGTGACCACCCTCCTAAATCAAAATACTTGAATCAGAAATGTACATTCCCGTTGAATGTAAATGCCATAAATCTGTCCGTCCCGTCCCCCCCACTCTCCCTTTTTTCAGGggcaaaatgtcttgttttaagtgaaaaaaaaatctgtcattgGAACTAGTATTAATTGACTTGATTAAATTCTTCTTGTCTTATCTTTTAAAAAGCAAACTTCTTCCCTTCAAACCATTGTGACATGGagcccaaaagaaaaagaaaggctTACGCCATGTAGGAccattttggtgtgtgtgtgtgtgtgtgtatatatatatatatatatatatatatatatttattattattattttttaactccCTGCCTCAAACACAACCACATAAGCAACATCACACTCACAAGGCTTTCACTCTGATTTTCATGTTATCACAGGTTCACACTATTTATTGACTGTAAATCTTAAAGATACCAAAGATATTTTCAATTTAGCTTCagatgtaaataataaaatatacagtaatctaATTAATATTGTATAAGTTGCATGCAATGATATTTAAGATCCATCGGGTGTCCGTATTGAGCAACACAGTATCGATACACTTTGCCCAATGTATCGCAACGCGTCACTAGGCCTCATCAACCCATCACTGCCGTTTCCCATGTTGcgttagcatcaagctagcaGACTAGCAGTTATGTGGatgctttaaatacacaacacggaattgacattttattttgttttctgggAAACTTCAACTGCAAGTGGCATTAAATAGCTATGTTTGAATAATTGCTCACTACCtagcaaactgctgcttgttgtgaagtgagttgagctcACTGGCCACATCTGAATCCCCAATTTTTGCTCACAGGCCAAagctaaaaaaattaatttaaaaaactgtcgaacaacagctcgtatcttgaaaaactcctcAGTccggtcacttgtatctcaaggcaccactatattcTAAAATGTCCAGCATGCGCGAAAAGCTGACGTAATGCTTACTTTAGTGACGGTGATGAagtccgggccaaagaagacACTTTTCACTCCTTCGATTTCAAAGAGGTCTCTGTTGGAGACGTGGATGTTGTCATTTCATTGTTGCGCAATGGAATGTGATTAAGTAAACAATTATGGGACAGCAAGGCGACGCTGCGGTCAGTCAGGTTTGTTGAATATACAACAGTCAAATGCAATAATAGCAGTGGGCGTAATCTGAAAATATTCTGTGTTGGtaacattgatttatttctcAACCTGGCTAAAGATGAACAGTCCGTTGAGCTCTGTGAGGGAAAATCCAGCGTCCCGCGTCCTAAAACCGGTTTATCTGGGAGAAACTTCAAGCTTCTTGGGTTTGGGGTGTCTTCAGTCTGGATGGATACCTGTCTTACTGGGAAATCAGGAGGGTCAAGTTAGGTTTCAAGTGAGGAAACTGGCCGCTGGTGTTTAAGGGTCAAACAATAGATTCTCACTTGAGACGTGTGTGCTTCTGGTCGGGGGTTCAGAAAGGACTCGCCTCTGAATCTGGGTGTGGTATGAAATACCAGTCTTCTCTGGAAATCTTAACGCACATTATTTATACTCATTAATATGAAGAAAAGGGCTCAAATAGTGTTGTTTGTTTAGCTACGCGACATTAGCAGTTCGTTTATACATGCGATTTAAGCTTCAAAGCCGATGTCATTTTAACTTTGAATAACAGTCACACGCTCAAGGGAGATAGTGACGTTATTACAACTACCAGCTAAACCAATTGATGGTTATCGACACAAACTGAATGCGAAAGGACGTTTCAATTACAAAAGCTGCTTGTAGCAGCTTGCTAAGGAGTTAGCTATGCTCGTTACCGGACGTAAACGACGCGTTTAATTAAACACATTCGTCACACTTGCCGCATAAAAATGCTCGCGAAATGATACATTTATGTGGTAGAAAGTTCCAACCgaataaaagttgtatttttcgcCGTCCGTAGCCAGTTGCACATTGCCCATCTCGTGTGCGCCGCCATcttaattgttttgaaaaaggaGGAAGGTGACGTGCCAATGCTTCCAAAAGACGTCatctattttaaaataactttgtcTCTAACGACAGATTTGTGAGTTAAATACAAGAATAAGGTTACACGTTTTAAGGTTCGTCATAGGTGTGTTTCCGAAacaagtatatttttatttaaagtatGTCATTGGAGCGACTGGGCTAatgtcagacatttttttttacataattatgCTCCCTTGTAGGCAAGCTAAGATGATGAAGCAGTCAAATGTAAACGTTTCGGAATAATTCACAATGTTTTGCCCCATTGGAAATGATCAGAATGTATTCAGGCAGTGACAATATgaatgtttggggggggggggtgatcttTTGTCTCAATTTACCCAAGGTTTGGGGTAAATCGAGACAGAATAGGGAAATCAAGCGGGTAAACTAAATCAGCCTACAGTAAACTGACCCACttactttttccattttaaaacgTCATCGTTCATCGATGTATGATGGAAGTTTTTCTACCAGAATTAGTTGCAAGAAAACATTTGCATCGGAAAAAAGTACTGCGAAAAAGCAGCGGTTTTCGTGAATACCGCGGGGATAGGTTCCCCCTAAAATAAATCTTCCAACTGGTGAATCTGCGAATGCTGAAATGCAAATATGCGCGGGTCCACTGGCCATGAAAATATTGAATCACTCCGAACGGGGAAGTCTTCACTGTAGTATTaagtgtcaaataaaaaaaattcttcaaaaaaattctacaaaattcaaataaaaataaattcttaaGCAACTACTGTGACAAAATGTAGCGGCTATACAAAATAGGGATGATTTAACTGCATTCCTTTGAATGatcacagggggaaaaaatgtacaatatatacattttattggCCCTTCAATGCAGTGAGGTCACGTCAAAACAATGTTTCCACCTCCATGCTTGACTGTGTGGATGGAATTCTTTGTGTCATACACACATTGGTGAATGACTGTCCtgtataccaaaaaaaaaactatttttttaaaattttgaacaGAAAAAGCCTTTTCAAGGTGTCttcaacaaacataaaaaaaaaataataatccacgaatctacttttttttcatcatggattaccatgacctggatgccTGCCATCTATACAGACAACGAACATAACTAAAGATAATTGCTCCCAAGAACATAACGAGACATTGTCCTCAAGAACAAACAGGTCGTCCAACCCATCAAGTTTGTTATGTCACAAAGCGAGGCGTGACTTACAGGGAGGAGATGAACACATATATAGTGAAAATGAACCGCAGAGAACACACTGCAACATCTCGGACTTGATAAGAAGCATGTTGGTATGAGGTTGGGAGCAAGAATATATTAACAGAAGGAAATATTCACtcgatatttttttctttcgtttCCAAGACATGTGGCTCTGGATTTTCTTCCCTGTCGCTCTCTCACTGACATCATTCATTGGAACGTGGGCAGTGTAAGTAAACTCGACATGTCCGCCTCATTTTATCCGCTGTTTTGAATTGTGATGATTTTCCCGAgaacacaaatatatattaaaatataaatatattcatatacaaatataaatatataatattcatGACTATAATATAACAGGCAtggtcaaaatataaaaatctaaatttatgttgacctgcattttttttcttgcgtttaaattgtatttttatttattttttttttttttacataataagTTTTGTTCATACTTTAAATCGATGTTATAAtgggaacttttttttaaccctttgtTAGATGAGAGACAGGActaacagttttaaaaaactctgagatacactgaaaaaaagtccttaatttaatcatgtacatcggttgctgatgattaaaatgtggtaaactttttttttttttttttttttttttttttttttaggaaaaaaggTGAAAATTATGTcactttaccacattttaatcatggagtcaattcaaatgatttatttttttcagtgtacagtTGAATAAAAACGTGCATGCAAGGAGACAGTTCAAATACGACCAGAATGGCGGTTGTCCTATTTTTTGTGAGCAGTCATTCATACAAACAGGAAGAAGTAATTATCTTCTGGCGTCCTCCAAACACATCGAACTGCTTGCTTTGTCTCACGACAATATCTGCGAGACAAAGAGACAGGAACAACgtgacctttctttttttttttttatcttcacttTAAAGCAGGATTAGGATTAGGATAGTGTTATAATCAAGACAATAGAATACATAGATTTTCTAAATGCAAAGAAATACTTTTTCCAAGTAAACAATTGTattcttgattttattttactgtatttcatgtTAATTTATGTTATGTATTTGTTCGCAGCCTATGTTATTGACCTGCACGTGTTAAggattttattaaattttttcttgtttttgaattcaattgtttaaataatggaattTTTATATACAATTTTGATTAATGTTTTCTtgctttaaaattaaattgttaGCATAATTGGAATTttatagatttttatttaattatatttatatattgaatatgtattatattatatattttattattatttattgtaatgtatTTCTGGCTTAATTTTCTcttattttcattaatttttttcattttaataattattattgatttGTTTATAGCCTACATGGAATGCATCAATGATTTAAATATGTGTATTTTTCTAgatatatgtttttctttttgatttaaGAATTTGTCAAATTTAATCTAAAGTGTTTTTCTTGTATGTTTGCTAAGTTTtctattatttcatttaatttgatgttatttgttttttcacatcCCATATTTTTGACCTACATGAATCAAGGATTTCAATGTACATTTCttgcttttaaattatttcttttgtgcagaaatt includes:
- the zgc:110319 gene encoding NFU1 iron-sulfur cluster scaffold homolog, mitochondrial gives rise to the protein MAAHTRWAMCNWLRTAKNTTFIRFPEKTGISYHTQIQRRVLSEPPTRSTHVSIRQVSIQTEDTPNPRSLKFLPDKPVLGRGTLDFPSQSSTDCSSLARDLFEIEGVKSVFFGPDFITVTKIDEDLEWTDIKRNALEAMAKFFESGDPITTGEVHPESSVSEDDDEVVLMIKELLDTRIRPTVQEDGGDVVFKGFVDGTVQLKLVGSCTGCPSSTVTLKNGIQNMMQFYIPEVEAVEQVEDEVDEVNAKVFSALERKLQE